The following DNA comes from Planctomycetia bacterium.
GCAAAGCCGCCGTTGCCCAGATTCATTAAGACCGACACGTTGCCTGCATTGGTGTTCACGACCGCGAGATCGCTCCATGCATCTTGATTGAAGCGGCCGGACGCCAAGGCAGTCGCCGGCGCAGGAATCGAAAGAGGGACGGCCGGGCCGAAGCCGCCGGACCTGTTGTTGTAAAACAGAAAAATGTCGCTCTGATTCCAGCAAGCCGCCGCCAAATCCAGGCTGCCGTCGTCATTCCAATCGCCCGCGACGACGTCGAACGGATCACACGGCAAGGAAAGATTGCTCGTCCCGAAAAACCAGGCCCTGTCACTGTAGAAAACGGACAGACTTTGCGAATACCTGTTCGCCACGACCAGATCCGTTCCCGGTTGCCCATCGAAATTCTCGGCGATGATCGACGACACCCCAGCTTGGACGCCGTCCGCAACTACGTCCGGAATGACGGTAAACGCACCTTGGCCGTTGTTCCGCAAGATTCTCACGTATTCGCTCTCCGCGACGGCGAGGTCGAGATCGCCGTTGTGATCGAAGTCCACCGGAGCCGAGTCCGCGGGCATGCCCGGCATCGGAATGGAAGTCGTCGTGAGACGGTTTCCCACGGGCGAGGTCTGCATCAAAGCGGCGTTTCCTGCCGCGCGGACGACGTACGCGCCTGCGGTCAGTCCGGTCAACTCGTAGCGTCCGGTTTCGTCGATGCCGGGAGTGGCCGGATCGTCACTGCGCGTCATGGCGTCAGGTTCGAGGACCGGGTCGTGGATCTCGTCACCGTCGTAGTCAAGGTAGACGACTTGTCCTGCCAGACCGGTCTCGCCGACATCGAATCGCCCGTTCTCGTTGGCATCGAGATACAGCATTCCGCTGACGCCGCTTAGCAACAACCGTGCTTCAAGCTGTTCGACCCGCGGTATAACTAAGCCATAGTCGAAGGCATTGACATGACGGCCCCGCGACGCAATGCCCATGGTGATCTCCCGACGAGCGTCAATCAGTGATTCATTGACTCTTGGAAGCAGCATACTGTAAGTCCTAATCAGGATCCAGCGTCGTGTCGGCTAGCAGGTTCCTTTAAAAACCTAACCATTTGGCAAGTGATATGGCGGGCGACAACTTACGGTTTGGTCGGGCAGGCATGCCCTGAGCTACACAGGCAGGCTTCGGAAGGACAGCTCTGACACACGCTCGAGGACCGGGCAGCAGCCGACGCCGAAAGCTCAGGAGATGCGTGAACGCCGAAGCCCTCCTAGTAACGGAAATTGGCGCATAGGCACAACAACAATCGCGTCGTCTTGCAACTACTCAGGGCATGAGAAGGCGCGACGCTACCTGGTCGGCGGGGCGATCTCCGCCGTCAACTATTCCGAAGTCCTCAAG
Coding sequences within:
- a CDS encoding FG-GAP-like repeat-containing protein, which encodes MLLPRVNESLIDARREITMGIASRGRHVNAFDYGLVIPRVEQLEARLLLSGVSGMLYLDANENGRFDVGETGLAGQVVYLDYDGDEIHDPVLEPDAMTRSDDPATPGIDETGRYELTGLTAGAYVVRAAGNAALMQTSPVGNRLTTTSIPMPGMPADSAPVDFDHNGDLDLAVAESEYVRILRNNGQGAFTVIPDVVADGVQAGVSSIIAENFDGQPGTDLVVANRYSQSLSVFYSDRAWFFGTSNLSLPCDPFDVVAGDWNDDGSLDLAAACWNQSDIFLFYNNRSGGFGPAVPLSIPAPATALASGRFNQDAWSDLAVVNTNAGNVSVLMNLGNGGFAMPLVYNTGRLPSAVVAADLDGDVDLDLAVSNSADNSVTLLRNDGDGFSNAGVVELAGKGPRSIAAADLERDGDLDLLVGNVKSQDLAVLRNRGELEFGTAE